A region from the Leopardus geoffroyi isolate Oge1 chromosome C2, O.geoffroyi_Oge1_pat1.0, whole genome shotgun sequence genome encodes:
- the FAM131A gene encoding protein FAM131A isoform X2, which produces MGCIGSRSPAGQVASDPAWAVEWIELPRGLSLSSLGSARTLRGWSRSSRPSSVDSQDLPEVNVGDTVAMLPKSRRALTIQEIAALARSSLHGISQVVKDHVTKPTAMAQGRVAHLIEWKGWSKPSDSPAALESAFSSYSDLSEGEQEARFAAGVAEQFAIAEAKLRAWSSVDGEDSTDESYDEDYPGGTDSDMAGQLPLGPHLQDLFTGHRFSRPMRQGSVEPESDCSQTVSPETLCSSLCSLEDGLLGSPARLASQLLGDELLLAKLPPSRESAFRSLGPLEAQDSLYNSPLMESCLSPAEEEPAPCKDCQPLCPPPVGSWERQRQASDVASSGVVSLDADEAEPEEQ; this is translated from the exons ATGGGCTGTATCGGGTCTCGGAGTCCGGCGGGTCAGG tggCCTCGGACCCGGCTTGGGCTGTGGAGTGGATCGAACTTCCTCGGGGCCTCTCTCTATCTTCCTTGGGATCTGCTCGGACCCTCCGAGGCTGGAGCCGATCCTCCCGCCCTTCCTCCGTGGACAGCCAGGACTTGCCAGAG GTGAATGTTGGAGACACAGTCGCGATGCTGCCCAAGTCCCGGAGAGCCCTAACTATCCAGGAGATTGCTGCGCTGGCCAGATCTTCCCTGCATG GTATTTCCCAGGTGGTAAAGGACCACGTGACCAAGCCCACCGCTATGGCCCAGGGCCGAGTGGCTCACCTCATTGAATGGAAGGGCTGGAGCAAGCCAAGCGACTCACCTGCTGCCCTGGAATCAGCCTTTTCCTCCTATTCGGACCTCAGCGAGGGTGAACAAGAGGCTCGCTTTGCAGCAG GAGTGGCCGAACAGTTTGCCATTGCAGAAGCCAAGCTCCGGGCGTGGTCTTCGGTGGATGGTGAGGATTCCACCGATGAATCCTATGATGAAGACTACCCTGGAGGAACTGACTCAG ATATGGCTGGGCAGCTGCCCCTGGGGCCCCACCTCCAGGACCTCTTCACTGGCCACCGATTCTCCAGGCCTATGCGCCAGGGCTCTGTGGAGCCTGAGAGCGACTGCTCGCAGACCGTGTCCCCAGAGACCCTGTGCTCTAGTCTGTGCAGCCTGGAGGATGGGTTGCTGGGCTCCCCAGCCCGCCTGGCCTCCCAGCTGCTGGGTGACGAGCTGCTCCTCGCCAAACTGCCCCCCAGCCGGGAAAGTGCCTTCCGTAGCCTGGGCCCATTGGAGGCCCAGGACTCGCTCTACAACTCGCCCCTCATGGAGTCCTGCCTTTCCCCCGCCGAGGAGGAGCCAGCCCCCTGCAAGGACTGCCAGCCTCTCTGCCCGCCACCAGTGGGCAGCTGGGAACGGCAGCGGCAAGCCTCTGATGTAGCTTCTTCTGGGGTGGTGTCCTTAGACGCGGATGAGGCAGAGCCAGAGGAACAGTGA
- the FAM131A gene encoding protein FAM131A isoform X3 gives MLPKSRRALTIQEIAALARSSLHGISQVVKDHVTKPTAMAQGRVAHLIEWKGWSKPSDSPAALESAFSSYSDLSEGEQEARFAAGVAEQFAIAEAKLRAWSSVDGEDSTDESYDEDYPGGTDSDMAGQLPLGPHLQDLFTGHRFSRPMRQGSVEPESDCSQTVSPETLCSSLCSLEDGLLGSPARLASQLLGDELLLAKLPPSRESAFRSLGPLEAQDSLYNSPLMESCLSPAEEEPAPCKDCQPLCPPPVGSWERQRQASDVASSGVVSLDADEAEPEEQ, from the exons ATGCTGCCCAAGTCCCGGAGAGCCCTAACTATCCAGGAGATTGCTGCGCTGGCCAGATCTTCCCTGCATG GTATTTCCCAGGTGGTAAAGGACCACGTGACCAAGCCCACCGCTATGGCCCAGGGCCGAGTGGCTCACCTCATTGAATGGAAGGGCTGGAGCAAGCCAAGCGACTCACCTGCTGCCCTGGAATCAGCCTTTTCCTCCTATTCGGACCTCAGCGAGGGTGAACAAGAGGCTCGCTTTGCAGCAG GAGTGGCCGAACAGTTTGCCATTGCAGAAGCCAAGCTCCGGGCGTGGTCTTCGGTGGATGGTGAGGATTCCACCGATGAATCCTATGATGAAGACTACCCTGGAGGAACTGACTCAG ATATGGCTGGGCAGCTGCCCCTGGGGCCCCACCTCCAGGACCTCTTCACTGGCCACCGATTCTCCAGGCCTATGCGCCAGGGCTCTGTGGAGCCTGAGAGCGACTGCTCGCAGACCGTGTCCCCAGAGACCCTGTGCTCTAGTCTGTGCAGCCTGGAGGATGGGTTGCTGGGCTCCCCAGCCCGCCTGGCCTCCCAGCTGCTGGGTGACGAGCTGCTCCTCGCCAAACTGCCCCCCAGCCGGGAAAGTGCCTTCCGTAGCCTGGGCCCATTGGAGGCCCAGGACTCGCTCTACAACTCGCCCCTCATGGAGTCCTGCCTTTCCCCCGCCGAGGAGGAGCCAGCCCCCTGCAAGGACTGCCAGCCTCTCTGCCCGCCACCAGTGGGCAGCTGGGAACGGCAGCGGCAAGCCTCTGATGTAGCTTCTTCTGGGGTGGTGTCCTTAGACGCGGATGAGGCAGAGCCAGAGGAACAGTGA
- the FAM131A gene encoding protein FAM131A isoform X1, protein MPMISVLGKMFLWQREGPGGRWTCQTSRRVASDPAWAVEWIELPRGLSLSSLGSARTLRGWSRSSRPSSVDSQDLPEVNVGDTVAMLPKSRRALTIQEIAALARSSLHGISQVVKDHVTKPTAMAQGRVAHLIEWKGWSKPSDSPAALESAFSSYSDLSEGEQEARFAAGVAEQFAIAEAKLRAWSSVDGEDSTDESYDEDYPGGTDSDMAGQLPLGPHLQDLFTGHRFSRPMRQGSVEPESDCSQTVSPETLCSSLCSLEDGLLGSPARLASQLLGDELLLAKLPPSRESAFRSLGPLEAQDSLYNSPLMESCLSPAEEEPAPCKDCQPLCPPPVGSWERQRQASDVASSGVVSLDADEAEPEEQ, encoded by the exons ATGCCTATGATTTCTGTGCTGGGCAAAATGTTTCTATGGCAGCGTGAAGGGCCTGGAGGACGATGGACTTGTCAGACGAGTCGCAGAG tggCCTCGGACCCGGCTTGGGCTGTGGAGTGGATCGAACTTCCTCGGGGCCTCTCTCTATCTTCCTTGGGATCTGCTCGGACCCTCCGAGGCTGGAGCCGATCCTCCCGCCCTTCCTCCGTGGACAGCCAGGACTTGCCAGAG GTGAATGTTGGAGACACAGTCGCGATGCTGCCCAAGTCCCGGAGAGCCCTAACTATCCAGGAGATTGCTGCGCTGGCCAGATCTTCCCTGCATG GTATTTCCCAGGTGGTAAAGGACCACGTGACCAAGCCCACCGCTATGGCCCAGGGCCGAGTGGCTCACCTCATTGAATGGAAGGGCTGGAGCAAGCCAAGCGACTCACCTGCTGCCCTGGAATCAGCCTTTTCCTCCTATTCGGACCTCAGCGAGGGTGAACAAGAGGCTCGCTTTGCAGCAG GAGTGGCCGAACAGTTTGCCATTGCAGAAGCCAAGCTCCGGGCGTGGTCTTCGGTGGATGGTGAGGATTCCACCGATGAATCCTATGATGAAGACTACCCTGGAGGAACTGACTCAG ATATGGCTGGGCAGCTGCCCCTGGGGCCCCACCTCCAGGACCTCTTCACTGGCCACCGATTCTCCAGGCCTATGCGCCAGGGCTCTGTGGAGCCTGAGAGCGACTGCTCGCAGACCGTGTCCCCAGAGACCCTGTGCTCTAGTCTGTGCAGCCTGGAGGATGGGTTGCTGGGCTCCCCAGCCCGCCTGGCCTCCCAGCTGCTGGGTGACGAGCTGCTCCTCGCCAAACTGCCCCCCAGCCGGGAAAGTGCCTTCCGTAGCCTGGGCCCATTGGAGGCCCAGGACTCGCTCTACAACTCGCCCCTCATGGAGTCCTGCCTTTCCCCCGCCGAGGAGGAGCCAGCCCCCTGCAAGGACTGCCAGCCTCTCTGCCCGCCACCAGTGGGCAGCTGGGAACGGCAGCGGCAAGCCTCTGATGTAGCTTCTTCTGGGGTGGTGTCCTTAGACGCGGATGAGGCAGAGCCAGAGGAACAGTGA